In Streptococcus mitis, the DNA window AAATCACTCGCCCCACCCCCGCGTTTAACGATAGAAGGATAGGCTTGATTGGCAAGTTCCAAGAGCTCCGCTTTCTTGCTGACAATCTTCTCTTGCGCTTGTTCAGGATTAGCAACTTGATAAAGGGCTACCTGTCCAATCATCTGGCGCTCATGGACTTGTGCAGTAAAACCGCCTGCACGCTTGATGATTTTACTAGCATAGCTGGCCGCAGCAACCACAGAGGGCTCCTCTGTCACATAGGGTACGGTGTTTTCCTGACCATTGACAAGAACCTCTGGAACCAGCGAATAAGGCAGAGAAAAAGTTCCCACCACATTCTCACTCAACTGGTCTGCGACAGTCACACTAATCTGTTCATCCTGCTCCAGACTGGTTTGTTTTTCAGGACTAAGGAGCGCCTGAGCTTTTAACAGCTCAAGGCGCTCATGGTATGATTTTTTATAAAATCCATTCCAACTTATCTTCATTATTTTTCAACCTTGCTATAACGGCGTTGGTGGTCGACAATTTCAACCAAGGTATAGTCTTGATTTTCATAGCCAGCAAACTGGGCAGAGTTTGTTTCATCCAATACCACTTCCTCAAAGAAGACTTTTTCATAGTCTGCAACAGACAGGGCAGTTCTTTGGTTGAGCTTGTTCAAGCGGTCTTTATCCAAATAAGCTTCATATCCTTCAACCAATTCACCACTGAAGAACTCAGCCACAGCCCCACTTCCGTAACTATAAAGTGCAATTTTATCCCCAGCCTTCAAGCTATCTGTATTTTCCAAGAGAGATAAAAGTCCAAGAAAGAGGGAACCTGTATAGATATTCCCCACCTTTTGACTGTAGAGAATAGACTGGTCAAAATGCTTTTGCAAGAGGTCTTTTTTCTCTTGAGGCAGACTCTTATCCATGATTTTTTTCAAGCCTTTTAGTGCTAATTTAGGATAAGGCAAGTGGAAGCAAACAGCCGCGAAATCATCCAAAGTAAGCTGGTAGCGTTTTTGGTATTCAAGCCAAGTCGTTTTCAAACTATCCAAATATTGTTGAGTAGAATAGACACCATTTACATAAGGGGTTGTCGAG includes these proteins:
- a CDS encoding hydroxymethylglutaryl-CoA synthase, with translation MTIGIDKIGFATSQYVLKLQDLAEARGIDPEKLSKGLLLKELSIAPLTEDIVTLAASASDSILTEQERQEIDMVIVATESGIDQSKAAAVFVHGLLGIQPFARSFEIKEACYGATAALHYAKLHVENSPESKVLVIASDIAKYGIETPGEPTQGAGSVAMLITQNPRIMAFNNDNVAQTRDIMDFWRPNYSTTPYVNGVYSTQQYLDSLKTTWLEYQKRYQLTLDDFAAVCFHLPYPKLALKGLKKIMDKSLPQEKKDLLQKHFDQSILYSQKVGNIYTGSLFLGLLSLLENTDSLKAGDKIALYSYGSGAVAEFFSGELVEGYEAYLDKDRLNKLNQRTALSVADYEKVFFEEVVLDETNSAQFAGYENQDYTLVEIVDHQRRYSKVEK